The Cyprinus carpio isolate SPL01 chromosome A5, ASM1834038v1, whole genome shotgun sequence genome has a segment encoding these proteins:
- the LOC109106971 gene encoding spermatogenesis-associated protein 22-like produces the protein MRRNEDQRPSAGCLSVPLFNQRKRSRLPLMSNPSESELFTTSHYNETKTSSSALPTLGQSGQWNQRTYLSSQQASIRSAPSPGVVGRGYAPLPHPKKPAYVWSQTGQQRSPVRQDSMPAVGSQLHGGSPRCSSVSLSQPRWSSSIQNQQSFNCPTNSPRLSYTSQQCTPTAGRTQGPGSQSHSRKWNFRPVGQSASGMWAKEKTGTLSVRTTPQQQVPPRETSLRVITAVIEGMKHWSQYKSRVPMLFEMFATLDSAVTVGEYGAKKFLMRHGKEVVQCLYYENDQTLPRLIRGQVHRCVGNYHREKDTMTCVSVRAASLSEQRNALEAVRASDAEMRDVVLALSEM, from the exons ATGCGGAGGAATGAAGACCAGAGACCATCCGCAG GCTGTCTCTCCGTGCCTCTATTTAATCAAAGGAAGAGGAGCAGGCTGCCTTTGATGTCTAATCCTTCAGAGAGTGAGCTCTTCACTACCAGCCACTACAATGAGACGAAAACCTCCTCTTCTGCTCTTCCCA CTTTAGGTCAGAGTGGTCAGTGGAACCAGAGAACCTATCTTTCATCACAGCAAGCCAGCATTAGATCTGCTCCTTCACCTGGTGTGGTGGGACGAGGATATGCACCTTTACCTCACCCGAAAAAACCTGCCTATGTCTG GTCACAGACAGGGCAACAGAGGTCTCCAGTGAGACAGGATTCGATGCCAGCAGTTGGATCCCAGCTTCATGGTGGCTCTCCAAGGTGCAGCTCAGTTTCGCTCAGCCAGCCCAGATGGTCCAGCAGCATCCAGAATCAACAGTCATTTAACTGCCCAACAAATTCCCCCAGACTTTCGTACACTTCCCAGCAATGTACCCCCACAGCAGGAAGAACTCAGGGCCCTGGATCTCAGAGTCACAGCAGAAAGTGGAACTTCAGACCTGTAGGACAATCAGCCAGTGGAATGTGGGCAAAAGAAAAGACGGGCACCTTAAGTGTCCGGACCACCCCTCAGCAGCAGGT ACCCCCTCGAGAGACATCACTGCGTGTTATTACTGCTGTTATTGAAGGCATGAAGCACTGGAGTCAGTACAAGAGCAGAGTACCAATGCTATTTGAGATGTTTG CTACACTGGACTCTGCAGTTACAGTTGGAGAATACGGAGCAAAGAAATTTCTCATGAGGCATGGTAAAGAGGTGGTCCAGTGCCTTTACTATGAAAAT GATCAGACACTGCCCAGACTGATCAGAGGTCAGGTGCATCGCTGCGTTGGAAACTACCACAGAGAAAAGGATACGATGACTTGTGTGTCAGTCCGAGCTGCTTCACTGTCAGAGCAAAGGAATGCCCTGGAGGCTGTGAGAGCGTCAGATGCAGAGATGAGGGATGTGGTGCTGGCTCTCAGTGAAATGTGA